The sequence TTCCGGGCGCCGGAAATACGCAGTCCCAAGGCACCCATCTCGGCGATTGATTTCGGCTCTGCCGAATCGGCAAGGATGCGGCCGCCATGGACGCGGGGGATGATTGCTTTAACTGTTTGACTGCTGGTCAATTTCTGCCGGTACAGCTCATCAAAAATATATAAAACCTCGTGCTTAGCGTCATAATGCATGGCCACGAACGCCAGCGGATCGACGGCAAAGCCAAAATCCAGGCCGTATCTCCGGCGGTCAAACCTGGCCACCATCTCGTCAGACATTTCCATGTCTTCCACGTTCTCGAAAACAGCCCCGCCGGTCCCGGTGACTTCGCCGAGGTATTCATGACGGTAGGCCATTTCATTTTTTGCTTTCAGCTTTTCCGCGTCCTCAAAGAATCGGTCCCCCAGCCACTCCCGCGGAACGCCTAAGTACGTCGAATGGTGAACCAATCTGTCGGGATCATCAAAGAGTTTCTCTTCATTGACCCAGTTATTTTGGCTCTTCGGCG is a genomic window of Megasphaera vaginalis (ex Bordigoni et al. 2020) containing:
- a CDS encoding PBSX family phage terminase large subunit, with the protein product PKSQNNWVNEEKLFDDPDRLVHHSTYLGVPREWLGDRFFEDAEKLKAKNEMAYRHEYLGEVTGTGGAVFENVEDMEMSDEMVARFDRRRYGLDFGFAVDPLAFVAMHYDAKHEVLYIFDELYRQKLTSSQTVKAIIPRVHGGRILADSAEPKSIAEMGALGLRISGARKGPDSVEFGMKWLQNRNHIYIDKRRCPNTYKEFVTYEYERNKDGQFISSYPDADNHSIDACRYGLSEVMNRDKIVAKRVNY